One part of the Musa acuminata AAA Group cultivar baxijiao chromosome BXJ1-5, Cavendish_Baxijiao_AAA, whole genome shotgun sequence genome encodes these proteins:
- the LOC135673653 gene encoding brassinosteroid-responsive RING protein 1-like, producing the protein MGFPVGYSELLMPRIVLHMALILGYVRRFIFRAFDAVGLGDLLDADAPWPENSGHRNLDHQQLLQPPQSPSVSAMLIREALPVVRYEELGAAGQHVGDSCVVCLYEFEAAEEVRRLSNCRHVFHRGCLDRWLEHHQRTCPLCRTPLVPGEMPVAVDDQMWAAAGVPDSYYDDFFSFPFASASPPSPTLLLPHQLFSAS; encoded by the coding sequence ATGGGGTTTCCGGTCGGCTACTCGGAGCTGTTGATGCCGAGGATTGTCCTCCACATGGCCTTGATCCTCGGCTACGTGCGGCGGTTCATCTTCCGGGCCTTCGACGCGGTCGGCCTTGGAGACCTCCTCGACGCCGACGCCCCCTGGCCCGAGAACAGCGGCCACAGAAACCTCGACCACCAGCAGCTCCTGCAGCCGCCGCAATCCCCGTCGGTGTCGGCGATGCTGATCCGGGAGGCGCTCCCGGTGGTGCGGTACGAGGAGCTGGGTGCGGCCGGGCAGCACGTCGGGGACAGCTGCGTTGTCTGCCTGTACGAGTTCGAGGCAGCGGAGGAGGTCCGGCGCCTGAGCAACTGCAGGCACGTCTTCCACCGTGGCTGCCTCGACCGGTGGCTGGAGCACCACCAGCGGACGTGCCCGCTGTGCCGCACGCCGCTCGTCCCGGGGGAGATGCCGGTCGCCGTGGACGATCAAATGTGGGCTGCGGCCGGCGTCCCGGACTCATACTACGACGActtcttctcttttccctttGCCTCGGCCTCGCCGCCGAGTCCAACTCTGCTGCTTCCCCACCAGCTCTTCTCTGCCTCTTAG